A DNA window from Stenotrophomonas indicatrix contains the following coding sequences:
- a CDS encoding Ku protein: protein MARPIWTGTLSFGLLNVPVSLMSGERKVDLHFRMLDSRDRKPIRFERVNADTGEEVPWKDIVKAYEYDKGSYVVLEEDDIRSAAPESHETVEVETFVDASQIDPRYYEKPYLLVPGKKAEKGYVLLRETLRSTGKVGIARVVVRTREYLCAVMPNDDALVLMILRYPQELVEPDDYKLPSGKLADYRITSKETAMAEQLIESMAGDWDPSQYHDEFRERLQQVLNKRIKSKGGTTQVEDEPAPREDATTNVVDFMALLQKSLDANKRTPAKKAAARKAPAKKAAAKKAPAKKAAKKAAKKTPARRKAG from the coding sequence ATGGCCCGCCCGATCTGGACCGGTACGCTTTCCTTCGGCCTGCTCAACGTACCGGTCTCACTGATGTCCGGCGAGCGCAAGGTCGACCTGCACTTCCGCATGCTGGATTCGCGCGATCGCAAACCGATCCGCTTCGAACGGGTCAACGCCGACACCGGCGAGGAAGTGCCGTGGAAGGACATCGTCAAAGCCTACGAGTACGACAAGGGCAGCTACGTCGTGCTGGAGGAAGACGATATCCGTTCGGCGGCGCCGGAAAGCCATGAAACGGTGGAGGTGGAAACCTTTGTCGACGCCAGCCAGATCGACCCGCGTTACTACGAGAAGCCCTATCTGCTGGTGCCGGGTAAAAAGGCCGAGAAAGGCTACGTGCTGCTGCGGGAAACGCTGCGCAGCACTGGCAAGGTCGGTATCGCCCGGGTGGTGGTGCGCACGCGCGAGTACCTGTGCGCGGTGATGCCCAACGATGACGCGCTGGTGCTGATGATCCTGCGCTATCCGCAGGAACTGGTCGAGCCTGACGACTACAAGCTGCCCAGTGGAAAGCTTGCCGATTACCGCATCACCAGCAAGGAAACGGCGATGGCCGAGCAGTTGATCGAGTCGATGGCCGGTGACTGGGATCCTTCGCAGTACCACGATGAGTTCCGCGAACGCCTGCAGCAGGTGCTGAACAAGCGCATCAAGTCCAAGGGCGGCACCACCCAGGTGGAGGACGAGCCGGCACCGCGCGAGGACGCAACCACCAACGTGGTGGACTTCATGGCGCTGCTGCAGAAGAGCCTGGATGCCAACAAGCGCACGCCGGCGAAGAAGGCGGCCGCGCGCAAGGCTCCAGCCAAGAAGGCAGCGGCGAAGAAGGCACCGGCAAAAAAGGCCGCCAAGAAGGCGGCAAAGAAAACCCCTGCGCGACGCAAGGCAGGTTGA
- the ligD gene encoding DNA ligase D, with the protein MSLHQYRRKRRLGGGSGQTPEPDDAPARGNPKRRPIFVVQLHHASSRHYDFRLEMDGVLKSWAVPKGPSLRVGEKRLAVEVEDHPLSYAGFEGDIPEGHYGAGHVDVFDHGSWACEGDPLQALAAGKIDFVLHGQRLAGGWKLVRTAMKGRQVQWLLIKRDDAQARDAEADDLLHTPERTSAKRSRVSAKETAPAPRAAHPRKADAGWHARALQLDGARDKSYPHRFKPQLTDHRDTAPDGERWLHEIKWDGYRLLADVHEGEVTLRSRNGLDWTADFPEVVQALQALPVRDARLDGELVVLDDNGRSDFAALQRVIDGSSKQPLRYIVFDLPGVAGVDISRAPLLQRKALLKELIGDAVGTLAFSEHVIDHGPAVFEASGKAGFEGIVSKQVDAPYVNTRARSWVKVKHEDTDEFLIIGHTAPKGSRVGFGSLLLATPDKGGLRYVGRVGTGFDDEGLRALAATLAPLAVKEAVLELPAHVPFRAASVRWVKPVTVAEVAFRGWGKEGLLRQASFKRLRSDKKKEDLAMSATPADDGDDVAITHPERVVFAKKKLSKGDVADYYRQMARWILPEISGRPLSLLRCPDGVGKACFFQKHHGQGLGDAVHAVPLQQKSGREDYVYIDDERGLLQLVQMNTLELHPWGATVADPEHPDRLVFDLDPGEGVSWADVKRGARDVRDRLQQTGLQSFVRLSGGKGVHVVVPLQPAADWDEAKAFCEAFAQAMAEQAPDRYVATMSKAKRSGVIFIDWLRNTRGATSVCSWSLRARESAGVAVPLRWEELARVSAADAFPMDKALARAKRLKADPWQGIDALKQTLPTLQR; encoded by the coding sequence ATGTCGCTGCATCAGTACCGCCGCAAGCGTCGGCTGGGCGGGGGGAGCGGACAGACCCCGGAGCCGGACGATGCACCGGCACGAGGCAATCCGAAGCGGCGGCCGATCTTCGTGGTCCAACTGCACCACGCCAGCAGCCGCCACTACGATTTCCGCCTGGAAATGGATGGCGTGCTGAAAAGCTGGGCGGTGCCGAAGGGGCCGTCTCTGCGGGTGGGTGAGAAGCGCCTGGCGGTGGAGGTGGAAGACCATCCCCTGTCCTATGCCGGCTTCGAAGGTGATATTCCGGAAGGCCATTACGGCGCCGGCCACGTCGATGTGTTCGACCACGGCAGCTGGGCCTGCGAAGGTGATCCGTTGCAAGCACTGGCGGCGGGCAAGATCGACTTCGTGCTGCACGGGCAGCGCCTGGCCGGTGGCTGGAAACTGGTACGCACGGCGATGAAGGGCCGCCAGGTGCAGTGGCTGCTGATCAAGCGCGATGACGCGCAGGCACGAGATGCGGAGGCGGACGATCTGCTGCACACGCCAGAGCGAACATCCGCGAAGAGGTCCCGGGTTTCAGCGAAGGAGACGGCTCCAGCGCCACGTGCCGCACACCCACGCAAGGCCGATGCAGGCTGGCATGCGCGCGCGCTGCAGCTGGACGGGGCGCGCGACAAAAGCTACCCGCACCGGTTCAAGCCACAGCTCACCGACCACCGCGACACCGCGCCCGATGGCGAGCGTTGGCTGCATGAGATCAAGTGGGATGGTTACCGGTTGCTGGCCGATGTGCACGAAGGTGAGGTGACGCTGCGCTCGCGCAATGGCCTGGACTGGACTGCCGATTTTCCCGAAGTGGTGCAGGCGCTGCAGGCGTTGCCGGTGCGCGATGCGCGTCTGGACGGGGAACTGGTGGTGCTGGACGACAACGGCCGCAGCGACTTCGCCGCGCTGCAGCGGGTGATCGACGGCAGCTCGAAACAACCGCTGCGCTACATCGTGTTCGACCTGCCGGGCGTGGCCGGGGTCGACATCAGCCGCGCGCCGTTGCTGCAACGCAAGGCACTGCTGAAGGAACTGATCGGCGATGCAGTTGGCACGCTGGCCTTCAGCGAGCACGTCATCGACCACGGCCCTGCCGTGTTCGAAGCCAGCGGCAAGGCGGGATTCGAAGGCATCGTCAGCAAGCAGGTCGATGCGCCTTACGTGAACACCCGCGCACGCAGCTGGGTGAAAGTGAAGCACGAGGACACCGATGAATTCCTGATCATCGGCCACACCGCACCCAAAGGCTCGCGGGTGGGATTCGGTTCGCTGCTGCTGGCCACGCCGGACAAGGGCGGCCTGCGCTATGTCGGCCGCGTCGGTACCGGCTTCGACGATGAGGGCCTGCGCGCGCTGGCGGCCACGCTCGCACCGCTGGCGGTGAAGGAGGCGGTGCTGGAGCTGCCGGCGCACGTGCCGTTCCGTGCGGCCAGCGTGCGCTGGGTCAAGCCGGTGACAGTGGCCGAGGTCGCGTTCCGCGGCTGGGGCAAGGAAGGGTTGCTGCGCCAGGCCAGCTTCAAGCGACTGCGCAGTGACAAGAAGAAGGAGGACCTGGCGATGAGTGCAACACCGGCCGATGACGGCGACGACGTTGCCATCACCCATCCCGAGCGCGTGGTGTTTGCGAAGAAGAAGCTCAGCAAGGGTGATGTCGCCGACTACTACCGGCAGATGGCGCGCTGGATCCTGCCGGAAATCAGTGGGCGACCGCTGTCGCTGCTGCGCTGTCCCGACGGCGTAGGCAAGGCGTGTTTCTTCCAGAAGCACCATGGCCAGGGCCTGGGTGATGCGGTGCATGCGGTGCCGCTGCAGCAGAAGAGCGGGCGCGAGGACTACGTCTATATCGATGACGAACGCGGCCTGCTGCAGCTGGTGCAGATGAACACCCTGGAACTGCATCCGTGGGGCGCGACGGTGGCCGATCCCGAACATCCCGACCGGCTGGTGTTCGATCTTGATCCGGGTGAGGGCGTGAGCTGGGCCGACGTGAAGCGCGGCGCGCGCGATGTGCGCGATCGACTGCAGCAAACCGGGCTGCAGAGCTTCGTGCGGCTGTCGGGCGGCAAGGGCGTGCATGTGGTGGTGCCCCTGCAACCCGCAGCCGACTGGGACGAAGCCAAGGCGTTCTGCGAGGCGTTCGCGCAGGCGATGGCCGAACAGGCGCCGGATCGCTACGTGGCGACGATGAGCAAGGCCAAGCGCAGCGGGGTGATCTTCATCGACTGGCTGCGCAATACACGGGGAGCGACCAGCGTGTGCTCGTGGTCGCTGCGCGCGCGGGAGAGCGCGGGAGTCGCGGTGCCGCTGCGCTGGGAAGAGCTGGCGCGCGTGAGCGCGGCCGATGCGTTTCCGATGGACAAGGCGTTGGCACGGGCGAAGCGTTTGAAGGCGGATCCGTGGCAGGGCATCGACGCGCTGAAGCAGACGCTGCCGACGCTGCAGCGGTAG
- the adhP gene encoding alcohol dehydrogenase AdhP, whose product MNRTMKAAVVREFGKPLVIEEVVVPRPGAGEVLVKIEACGVCHTDLHAAEGDWPVKPNPPFIPGHEGVGHVVAVGGGVGHIKEGDRVGIPWLYSACGHCEHCLGGWETLCETQRNTGYSVNGGFAEYALADANYVGLLPKEVGFVEIAPVLCAGVTVYKGLKVTDTKPGDWVAISGIGGLGHMAVQYARAMGLNVAAVDVDDAKLALARRLGAQVTVNARTTDPAAFLKKEIGGAHGALVTAVSPKAFEQALGMVRRGGTVSLNGLPPGNFPLDIFGMVLNGVTVRGSIVGTRLDLQESLQFAAEGKVAATVSTDRLENVNEVFARMHAGTIEGRVVIDFAA is encoded by the coding sequence ATGAACAGAACCATGAAGGCCGCCGTCGTCCGTGAGTTCGGCAAGCCGCTGGTCATCGAGGAAGTCGTGGTACCGCGCCCGGGGGCGGGCGAGGTGCTGGTCAAGATCGAGGCCTGTGGCGTCTGCCACACCGACCTGCACGCCGCCGAGGGCGACTGGCCGGTGAAACCGAACCCGCCGTTCATCCCCGGCCACGAGGGCGTGGGGCACGTCGTGGCCGTGGGAGGCGGGGTAGGGCACATCAAGGAAGGTGACAGGGTCGGCATCCCCTGGCTGTACTCGGCGTGTGGCCATTGCGAACACTGCCTGGGTGGCTGGGAAACGCTGTGCGAAACGCAGCGCAATACCGGCTACTCGGTCAACGGCGGCTTCGCCGAGTACGCATTGGCCGATGCCAACTATGTCGGCCTGCTTCCGAAGGAAGTGGGCTTTGTGGAGATCGCACCGGTGCTGTGCGCCGGCGTCACCGTGTACAAGGGCCTGAAGGTCACCGACACCAAGCCCGGTGACTGGGTGGCTATTTCCGGTATCGGCGGCCTCGGCCACATGGCCGTGCAGTACGCCCGCGCGATGGGCCTGAACGTGGCAGCGGTGGATGTGGACGACGCCAAGCTGGCCCTGGCCAGGCGCCTGGGCGCACAGGTCACCGTCAACGCGCGCACCACCGATCCGGCCGCGTTCCTGAAGAAGGAGATCGGTGGCGCGCATGGTGCGCTGGTCACCGCGGTTTCGCCCAAGGCCTTCGAACAGGCGCTGGGCATGGTCCGTCGCGGCGGCACGGTCTCGCTCAACGGCCTGCCACCGGGCAACTTCCCACTGGACATCTTCGGCATGGTGCTCAACGGCGTCACCGTGCGCGGCTCGATCGTCGGCACCCGCCTGGACCTGCAGGAATCGCTGCAGTTCGCCGCCGAAGGCAAGGTTGCCGCCACGGTCAGCACCGACCGCCTGGAGAACGTCAACGAGGTGTTCGCGCGCATGCACGCCGGCACCATCGAAGGCCGCGTGGTGATCGACTTCGCTGCCTGA
- the adh gene encoding aldehyde dehydrogenase: MNAVPSTRPHATDPRSLFKPRYGNYIGGEWIAPRSGQYFDNISPVNGQVFTEVARSNAEDIDAALDAAHAAKDAWGRTSAAHRALLLNRIADRIEQNLELLAHAETWDNGKPIRETLNADVPLMADHFRYFAGCLRAQEGSLSQIDDDTVAYHFHEPLGVVGQIIPWNFPLLMAAWKLAPALAAGNCVVLKPAEQTPASILVLMEVIGDLLPPGVLNVVNGFGLEAGKPLASSPRIAKIAFTGETSTGRLIMQYASQNLIPVTLELGGKSPNLFFADVMAEDDDFLDKAVEGFVMFAFNQGEVCTCPSRALVQESIYERFMERVLERVAAIRQGNPLDPNTMVGAQASGEQLEKILSYIAIGREEGAEVLIGGDRAALGGDLAGGFYVQPTVFKGHNGMRVFQEEIFGPVVSVTTFRTEEEALQIANDTLYGLGAGVWSRDAARLYRVGRAIQAGRVWTNCYHAYPAHAAFGGYKQSGIGRENHRMMLDHYQQTKNLLVSYAPKKLGFF, translated from the coding sequence ATGAACGCCGTACCGTCCACCCGCCCGCATGCCACCGATCCGCGCTCCCTGTTCAAGCCGCGCTATGGCAACTACATCGGTGGCGAATGGATCGCCCCGCGCAGCGGCCAGTACTTCGACAACATCTCGCCGGTGAATGGCCAGGTGTTCACTGAAGTTGCCCGCTCCAACGCCGAGGACATCGACGCCGCACTCGATGCCGCGCACGCCGCAAAGGACGCCTGGGGCCGCACATCGGCCGCCCACCGTGCGCTGCTGCTCAACCGCATCGCCGATCGCATCGAACAGAACCTGGAACTGCTGGCCCACGCCGAGACCTGGGACAACGGCAAGCCGATCCGCGAGACACTCAACGCCGACGTGCCGTTGATGGCCGACCACTTCCGCTACTTCGCCGGTTGCCTGCGTGCGCAGGAGGGCAGCCTGTCGCAGATCGACGACGACACCGTGGCCTACCATTTCCACGAACCGCTGGGCGTGGTCGGGCAGATCATCCCGTGGAACTTCCCGCTGCTGATGGCGGCCTGGAAGCTGGCGCCGGCGCTGGCCGCCGGCAACTGCGTGGTGCTCAAGCCTGCCGAGCAGACCCCGGCGTCGATCCTGGTGCTGATGGAAGTGATCGGCGACCTGCTGCCGCCGGGCGTGCTCAACGTGGTCAACGGCTTCGGCCTGGAGGCGGGCAAGCCGCTGGCCAGCAGCCCGCGCATCGCCAAGATCGCTTTCACCGGCGAGACCTCCACCGGCCGCCTGATCATGCAGTACGCCAGCCAGAACCTGATTCCGGTGACGCTTGAGCTGGGCGGCAAATCGCCGAACCTGTTCTTCGCCGACGTAATGGCCGAGGACGATGATTTCCTCGACAAGGCGGTGGAAGGTTTCGTCATGTTCGCCTTCAACCAGGGCGAGGTCTGCACCTGCCCGTCGCGCGCACTGGTGCAGGAATCGATCTACGAACGCTTCATGGAGCGTGTGCTCGAACGCGTGGCGGCGATCCGCCAGGGCAATCCGCTGGACCCGAACACCATGGTGGGTGCGCAGGCATCGGGCGAACAACTGGAGAAGATCCTGTCCTACATCGCCATCGGCCGCGAGGAAGGCGCCGAGGTGCTGATTGGCGGTGACAGAGCCGCGCTCGGTGGCGACCTGGCCGGCGGCTTCTATGTGCAGCCGACCGTGTTCAAGGGCCACAACGGCATGCGCGTGTTCCAGGAGGAGATCTTCGGGCCGGTGGTGTCGGTGACCACGTTCAGGACCGAAGAAGAAGCACTGCAGATCGCCAACGACACGCTGTACGGGCTGGGTGCCGGCGTCTGGAGCCGCGATGCCGCGCGACTGTACCGGGTGGGCCGCGCGATCCAGGCCGGGCGGGTATGGACCAACTGCTATCACGCCTACCCGGCGCACGCCGCGTTCGGCGGCTACAAGCAGTCAGGCATCGGCCGCGAGAACCACCGGATGATGCTCGACCATTACCAGCAGACCAAGAACCTGCTGGTCAGCTACGCACCGAAGAAGCTCGGCTTCTTCTGA
- a CDS encoding sigma-54-dependent Fis family transcriptional regulator: MSPLAPDPRLGSARRSFFERGAAPVGAVPEAILHSWQRCQRHGLLVDAQPAAEPLTDNRLRELRQRRERLWRQARPELDGLAAEMTHSGSIVLLTDEDGWILDAEGSAGFLDKAGRVALMPGMRWDEGTVGTNAIGTALVDGRALQVRGGEHYFAPHGILTCSAVPILDPYGQCLGVLDVSGDARLPHVHALALVRQAVAQIEHRGFADGLADCELLRLHHQPALLGSAREGVLGFRGGRLVAANRAGLALFGLDRQDIGRTPYEALFEQPLSRLADDGVLLDRQGRRLYGVREARASRRSVATPGPTAPLQARAQGPLFDTGQQQQLATAGRVLQAGLPVLLQGETGTGKEVFARELHARSTRAGKPFVAVNCAALPEGLIEAELFGYEEGAFTGARRQGSPGLLRQAEGGTLFLDEIGDMPLALQPRLLRVLQERELSPLGGGKPVKLDFALVCASHCELPQAVDAGRFRADLYYRIADHVVTLAPLRQHPDRAAVVDALWQQLGQGHALSAQARAALAAHAWPGNLRQLSACLRTLAALAEPGQPVGPQLLPADVRAGTSTAPAVPASGALEEIAEAAMRQALAECQGNVSAAAKRLGINRSTLYRRLGTPRG; this comes from the coding sequence GTGTCCCCGCTTGCTCCCGATCCCCGCCTGGGAAGTGCCCGGCGCAGTTTCTTCGAGCGCGGCGCTGCGCCCGTCGGCGCGGTGCCCGAGGCGATCCTGCATTCCTGGCAACGCTGCCAACGGCACGGCCTGCTGGTGGATGCGCAGCCGGCCGCCGAACCACTGACCGACAACCGCCTGCGCGAACTGCGCCAGCGCCGCGAGCGCCTGTGGCGACAAGCGCGCCCGGAGCTGGATGGACTGGCGGCGGAAATGACCCACAGCGGCAGCATCGTGCTGCTGACCGATGAAGACGGCTGGATCCTCGACGCCGAAGGCAGTGCCGGTTTCCTCGACAAGGCGGGTCGTGTCGCGCTGATGCCGGGCATGCGCTGGGACGAGGGCACGGTCGGCACCAACGCGATCGGCACCGCGCTGGTGGACGGGCGCGCGCTGCAGGTGCGTGGCGGCGAGCACTACTTCGCCCCGCACGGCATCCTCACCTGTTCGGCCGTGCCGATCCTGGATCCCTACGGGCAATGCCTGGGTGTGCTCGATGTGTCCGGCGACGCGCGGCTGCCACACGTGCACGCGCTGGCGCTGGTGCGGCAGGCGGTAGCGCAGATCGAGCACCGCGGTTTCGCCGACGGCCTGGCCGACTGCGAGCTGCTGCGCCTGCATCATCAACCCGCGCTGCTGGGCAGTGCGCGCGAAGGCGTGCTCGGCTTCCGCGGCGGTCGCCTGGTCGCGGCCAATCGTGCCGGCCTTGCCTTGTTCGGGCTGGATCGCCAGGACATCGGCCGCACGCCGTACGAAGCGCTGTTCGAACAACCGCTGTCGCGGCTGGCAGATGACGGCGTGCTGCTTGATCGCCAGGGCCGTCGTCTGTACGGCGTGCGCGAGGCCCGTGCGTCGCGACGCAGTGTGGCTACGCCTGGACCGACCGCGCCGTTGCAGGCCCGTGCGCAGGGCCCACTGTTCGATACCGGGCAGCAACAACAACTGGCCACCGCAGGACGCGTGCTGCAGGCCGGGTTGCCGGTGCTGCTGCAGGGCGAGACCGGCACCGGCAAGGAAGTCTTCGCGCGGGAACTGCACGCACGCAGCACGCGTGCGGGAAAGCCCTTCGTCGCGGTGAACTGCGCGGCGCTGCCGGAAGGACTAATCGAAGCAGAGCTGTTCGGCTACGAGGAGGGTGCCTTTACCGGTGCGCGCCGGCAGGGCAGCCCGGGCCTGCTGCGGCAGGCCGAGGGCGGTACGTTGTTCCTCGATGAGATCGGCGACATGCCGCTGGCGCTGCAACCGCGCCTGCTGCGCGTGCTGCAGGAACGCGAGCTGTCACCGCTGGGCGGCGGCAAGCCGGTGAAACTGGATTTCGCACTGGTCTGCGCCAGCCACTGCGAACTGCCGCAGGCGGTGGATGCCGGTCGCTTCCGTGCGGATCTGTATTACCGCATCGCCGACCACGTGGTGACCCTGGCGCCGTTGCGGCAGCACCCCGATCGCGCTGCCGTGGTGGATGCCCTGTGGCAGCAGCTGGGACAGGGCCATGCGTTGTCGGCGCAGGCCCGCGCGGCGCTGGCCGCCCATGCCTGGCCCGGCAACCTGCGCCAGCTGAGTGCCTGCCTGCGCACGCTGGCCGCGCTGGCTGAGCCGGGGCAACCGGTGGGCCCGCAGCTGCTGCCCGCGGACGTACGTGCTGGCACGTCCACCGCGCCCGCAGTGCCTGCCAGCGGGGCATTGGAGGAAATCGCCGAGGCGGCCATGCGCCAGGCGCTGGCCGAGTGCCAGGGCAACGTCAGCGCGGCCGCCAAGCGGCTGGGGATCAACCGCAGCACCCTGTACCGCCGGCTGGGTACGCCACGCGGCTGA
- the eda gene encoding bifunctional 4-hydroxy-2-oxoglutarate aldolase/2-dehydro-3-deoxy-phosphogluconate aldolase has translation MSGADPRVRAVLKLAPVIPVFTPDDIDDAVQVAQALFRGGLPVIEVTLRTPRALEAIKAMVEAVPDAVIGAGTVLDAAQMQAVKQAGGRFAVSPGATPRLYAAARDADLPYLPGVATGSELIVGLEHGLDTFKFFPAVQAGGAAMLSAWHGPFGDVRFCPTGGISAQTASQFLHLPNVLCVGGSWLTTAALMQTRDWDSVERLAREAAVLAG, from the coding sequence ATGTCCGGCGCTGATCCACGCGTTCGTGCGGTACTGAAACTGGCACCGGTGATTCCGGTGTTCACCCCCGATGACATCGACGATGCGGTACAGGTCGCGCAGGCGCTGTTCCGTGGCGGCCTGCCGGTGATCGAGGTGACCCTGCGCACACCGCGCGCGCTGGAAGCCATCAAGGCGATGGTCGAGGCCGTGCCGGATGCGGTGATTGGTGCCGGCACCGTGCTCGATGCCGCGCAGATGCAGGCGGTGAAACAGGCCGGCGGCCGCTTTGCGGTGTCGCCCGGGGCGACCCCACGGCTGTATGCCGCCGCGCGCGATGCCGATCTGCCCTACCTGCCTGGCGTGGCCACCGGTTCGGAGCTGATCGTCGGCCTGGAACACGGCCTGGACACCTTCAAGTTCTTCCCGGCGGTGCAGGCCGGTGGTGCGGCGATGCTGTCGGCGTGGCACGGCCCGTTCGGCGATGTGCGCTTCTGCCCGACCGGCGGCATCAGTGCGCAGACCGCCAGCCAGTTCCTGCATCTGCCCAACGTGCTGTGCGTGGGCGGTTCGTGGCTGACCACCGCCGCGCTGATGCAGACCCGCGACTGGGACAGCGTCGAGCGCCTGGCACGCGAGGCCGCGGTGCTGGCGGGCTGA
- a CDS encoding sugar kinase, which translates to MGRIVCFGELLLRLGAPGRELLLQSPQLQVHVGGAEANVAVSLSRFGHDVAMVSTVAGNALGAHALAELRRHGVDTRGVREDAEGRMGLYFLTTGAVQRASEVVYDRADSAFANSTAADYDWPALLQGAQWLHLSGVSPALGADVAQATLAAARAARALGVRVSFDGNFRPKLWQRWGGDARSILHELFAQADIVFADYRDIEVILGQRFEQADVVARVEAAAAAAFEAFPQLQWMACTQRQTLSVDHHALGALLLGRDGTRAQAPVRQLQGIVDRIGGGDAFAAGILHGILSAFDADATVRFGLAAGGLKHSIPGDFNPVSEADVLALVGEERFDVRR; encoded by the coding sequence ATGGGTCGTATCGTGTGTTTCGGGGAACTGCTGCTGCGCCTGGGTGCGCCCGGTCGCGAACTGCTGCTGCAGTCGCCGCAGCTGCAGGTGCATGTCGGCGGCGCCGAGGCGAACGTGGCTGTCTCGCTGTCCCGCTTTGGACATGACGTGGCCATGGTCAGCACCGTTGCCGGCAACGCGCTCGGCGCGCATGCGCTGGCCGAACTGCGCCGGCATGGGGTCGATACGCGCGGCGTGCGCGAAGATGCCGAAGGCCGCATGGGTCTGTACTTCCTGACCACCGGCGCGGTGCAACGGGCCAGCGAAGTGGTCTACGACCGTGCCGATTCGGCATTCGCCAACAGCACCGCCGCCGACTACGACTGGCCCGCATTGCTGCAGGGCGCGCAGTGGCTGCACCTGTCCGGGGTCAGCCCGGCGCTGGGCGCGGACGTGGCGCAGGCCACCCTGGCCGCAGCGCGCGCTGCGCGTGCACTGGGCGTGCGCGTGTCCTTCGATGGCAACTTCCGGCCGAAGCTGTGGCAGCGCTGGGGTGGCGATGCGCGGTCGATCCTGCACGAACTGTTCGCGCAGGCCGACATCGTCTTCGCCGACTACCGCGATATCGAGGTCATCCTCGGCCAGCGTTTCGAACAGGCCGACGTGGTCGCGCGCGTGGAAGCGGCGGCCGCGGCCGCGTTCGAAGCGTTCCCGCAGCTGCAGTGGATGGCCTGCACCCAGCGCCAGACGCTGAGCGTGGACCACCATGCGCTGGGCGCGCTGCTGCTGGGCCGCGATGGCACCCGCGCACAGGCCCCGGTACGCCAGCTGCAGGGCATCGTCGACCGCATCGGCGGCGGTGATGCCTTCGCGGCAGGCATCCTGCATGGCATCCTGTCGGCCTTCGATGCCGACGCCACCGTGCGCTTCGGCCTGGCCGCCGGGGGCCTGAAGCATTCCATTCCCGGCGATTTCAATCCCGTCAGCGAAGCTGATGTGTTGGCCCTGGTGGGCGAGGAGCGATTCGATGTCCGGCGCTGA